One window from the genome of Chrysemys picta bellii isolate R12L10 chromosome 15, ASM1138683v2, whole genome shotgun sequence encodes:
- the HIC2 gene encoding hypermethylated in cancer 2 protein — translation MELPNHAKQLLLQLNQQRAKGFLCDVIIVVENALFRAHKNILAASSMYFKSLVLHDNLINLDTDMVNPTVFRQILDFIYTGKLLTTDQPGEQNFNALLTAASYLQLHDLAALCRKKLKRNGRSFAGRAGGPSVGRPPRSQRLSTTSVIQTRYSGSTEGTKGSHSKELPKGKVSDDEIFISSSNQENSHSLSRGASKNGGSANGSSGDQELGLDLSKKSPSLPTAASQDDTQHSESQHGSPQSASAPAANSASSFDESAAGAPQSAADSSEPMEMDMNEESHSLVESGQRKSLRHSARKKEWIKKDNAFDRKEGGKGGEEGEGLPNGILVGPLSKSAERNLSNAYGPEQAFQCKEEIENGKEMSDDSGQSECESGGHTSANYVYRQEGFEPVAYGDNLYVCIPCGKGFPSSEQLNAHVETHTEEDLYIKEEGTYGGKEEAEDLSNPNQPYAAESRPFKCSVCEKSYKDPATLRQHEKTHWLTRPFPCNICGKMFTQRGTMTRHMRSHLGLKPFACEECGMRFTRQYRLTEHMRVHSGEKPYECQLCGGKFTQQRNLISHLRMHTSPT, via the coding sequence ATGGAACTGCCAAATCATGCCAAACAACTGCTACTGCAGCTGAACCAGCAACGAGCCAAAGGTTTCCTCTGTGATGTGATTATTGTGGTAGAAAATGCCCTGTTTCGTGCCCACAAGAATATCCTGGCAGCCAGCAGCATGTATTTCAAATCCCTCGTCCTGCATGACAACCTGATTAACTTAGACACGGACATGGTGAACCCCACCGTGTTCCGACAGATCTTGGACTTTATTTATACTGGGAAGCTCTTAACGACTGACCAGCCCGGTGAACAGAACTTTAATGCTCTCCTCACCGCAGCAAGCTACCTCCAACTGCACGACCTGGCAGCTCTCTGCAGGAAGAAACTGAAGCGGAATGGGAGGTCTTTCGCTGGCAGGGCCGGCGGCCCCAGTGTTGGGAGACCCCCCAGGAGTCAGAGGCTTTCTACCACTTCAGTCATCCAAACTCGTTATTCAGGGTCAACTGAGGGCACGAAGGGCTCGCACTCAAAAGAGCTGCCAAAGGGAAAGGTCTCTGACGATGAGATCTTCATCAGCAGCTCTAACCAAGAGAACTCTCACTCCTTAAGCAGGGGAGCCAGCAAGAACGGTGGCAGTGCAAATGGAAGCAGCGGCGACCAGGAGCTCGGCCTCGACCTGTCCAAAAAAAGCCCGTCGCTCCCCACGGCAGCCTCCCAGGACGACACGCAGCACAGCGAAAGCCAGCACGGCTCTCCCCAATCTGCCTCAGCCCCCGCAGCCAACAGTGCCTCATCATTCGACGAGTCTGCAGCCGGAgccccccagagcgcagcagacAGCAGCGAGCCCATGGAGATGGACATGAACGAGGAGAGCCACTCCCTGGTGGAGAGCGGCCAGCGTAAGAGCCTCCGGCACTCGGCGCGCAAGAAGGAGTGGATCAAGAAAGACAATGCTTTTGACCGGAAAGAGGGAGGCAAAGGTGGCGAGGAAGGCGAGGGGCTGCCCAATGGCATCCTGGTGGGTCCCTTGTCCAAGTCGGCTGAGCGGAACCTGAGCAACGCCTATGGCCCGGAGCAGGCGTTCCAGTGCAAAGAGGAGATAGAAAACGGCAAGGAGATGAGCGATGACAGCGGACAAAGCGAGTGTGAGAGCGGGGGGCACACCAGCGCCAACTACGTCTACCGGCAGGAGGGGTTTGAGCCTGTGGCCTACGGTGACAACCTGTATGTCTGCATCCCCTGCGGCAAGGGCTTTCCCAGCTCCGAGCAGCTCAATGCCCACGTAGAGACGCACACCGAGGAAGACCTCTACATCAAGGAGGAAGGCACGTACGGTGGCAAGGAGGAAGCTGAAGATTTGTCCAACCCTAACCAGCCCTACGCTGCAGAATCCCGGCCCTTTAAGTGTTCAGTATGCGAGAAGAGCTACAAGGATCCAGCCACTCTGCGGCAGCATGAGAAGACTCACTGGCTGACACGGCCCTTCCCTTGCAACATCTGCGGCAAGATGTTCACACAGCGGGGCACCATGACACGGCACATGCGCAGCCATTTAGGGCTCAAGCCCTTTGCTTGCGAGGAATGCGGGATGCGCTTTACCCGGCAGTACCGACTGACAGAGCATATGCGTGTCCACTCAGGAGAAAAACCCTACGAATGTCAACTGTGTGGTGGAAAATTCACCCAGCAGCGCAATCTGATCAGCCACCTGCGAATGCATACCTCTCCCACATAA